The following coding sequences are from one Syntrophobacterales bacterium window:
- a CDS encoding PEP/pyruvate-binding domain-containing protein yields MEQWLYRFEELGMEFNDLVGKKCANLGEMSKLGMRVPYGFAISVQGFEAFMNLTGLAGQIRERIEPRREILKKVEVCQEESRVVQRLIESTAMPESMRKEIVDYYRELCKKVGRADLPVAVRSSGIVSMPGQMDTYLNISGDDNVIEYIKKVWSSAYTVRAMMYRIERNLPVEWAPIGVAVMMLVDAKAAGVVLTVLPTTGDTTQVIIEGNWGLGESVVSGEITPDSFTLEKENMQITGRHVCRKQGMVIREASGTVYSQVPEELQEKPCLNDDELLALAEIALSVEKHFGMPQDMEWVIDKNLPFPENIFWVQARPAKFTKADKSKDVDYIINLMVGMFD; encoded by the coding sequence ATGGAACAGTGGCTTTACCGTTTTGAAGAACTGGGGATGGAATTCAACGACCTGGTGGGGAAAAAATGCGCCAACCTGGGCGAAATGAGCAAACTCGGCATGAGAGTGCCCTACGGTTTTGCCATCTCGGTGCAGGGATTCGAGGCCTTCATGAATCTTACGGGCCTTGCCGGCCAGATCAGGGAGCGCATCGAACCGCGCCGGGAAATCCTGAAAAAGGTGGAGGTCTGTCAGGAAGAAAGCCGCGTGGTTCAGCGCCTCATTGAATCCACTGCCATGCCGGAGTCGATGAGGAAGGAAATAGTGGATTATTACCGGGAGCTCTGCAAAAAGGTGGGCCGAGCCGATCTGCCGGTGGCGGTCCGCTCCAGCGGCATCGTCAGCATGCCCGGACAGATGGATACGTATCTCAATATCAGCGGCGATGACAATGTCATTGAATATATAAAGAAGGTCTGGAGCAGCGCCTACACGGTGCGCGCCATGATGTACCGGATCGAAAGAAATCTCCCTGTGGAGTGGGCGCCGATCGGAGTGGCGGTAATGATGCTGGTCGATGCGAAAGCGGCCGGCGTTGTCCTGACCGTATTGCCCACTACGGGCGACACCACCCAGGTGATAATTGAGGGCAACTGGGGCCTCGGAGAGAGCGTCGTCAGCGGCGAGATCACCCCCGATTCCTTCACCCTGGAAAAAGAGAATATGCAGATCACCGGCCGTCACGTTTGCCGCAAGCAGGGAATGGTGATTAGGGAAGCCTCCGGCACCGTTTACTCCCAGGTGCCGGAAGAATTGCAGGAAAAACCCTGCCTCAATGATGACGAACTGCTCGCGCTCGCCGAAATCGCCCTCTCTGTCGAAAAGCATTTTGGGATGCCCCAGGATATGGAATGGGTAATTGATAAAAATCTCCCCTTTCCGGAAAACATCTTCTGGGTTCAGGCCCGGC